In Natronococcus occultus SP4, the following proteins share a genomic window:
- a CDS encoding outer membrane protein assembly factor BamB family protein, which produces MAHWRRRSVLSTGVALAAGAALTAVGTAGAESGTATVDGTTAEAEQGWSSSRGNAGNTGFVPADGAFPEPETIAWSYDRTGDLAAVGDAVYLRTGSELHALEDADGSVRWTADGIDAAGVPAVAGDTVYVGGGQLTALAAASGDPRWTTSLDGESTAPTVVDDAVYLVADGELLAIDAADGETIWRREEVVLERTDADAAADVEDADVGFAALPVAVTDGTVYAAVGEGTGHEGTAGFAAFDAATGETSWTYWEQWRWDPHGYVMATEDRVYTGSIGDGETYPVLDAETGTERERLSYRFPPAMTDETRVTTDRHEFSSAVPGEPESWSEGGGTDAWRRPVIVGETVIVPYYPGDETVDALYGFDLEDGTEQWTFTHADLDIGDLSEWYAASEDTVYASASGDEDGERLVAIRAGDGEATDGDEDSEDGESEDEGADNEPEDDAEEESDDSDSEDESDGNSETDDTDDSGSEPEGSDEADSEPDEAGSDPEDGSSSDDAEDDGLEEGSESGDGTDPGDDPNDGSDGTTDDSDAGGSSEGNRDDDSSGTDGEDDGYAGEEAGSEANSTDDGDNETDDPGNDGSTAEDSNDGARDVDENSSAADQNGDEDDGTADSDEADEMPGFTAGVGVVSGALGLEWLRRRASVDEDVTE; this is translated from the coding sequence ATGGCACACTGGCGCCGTCGATCCGTACTTTCGACCGGTGTAGCGCTCGCGGCGGGGGCCGCGCTGACCGCCGTCGGAACCGCAGGGGCTGAGTCCGGGACAGCGACCGTCGATGGAACGACCGCCGAAGCGGAGCAAGGATGGTCGTCCTCCCGCGGGAACGCGGGCAACACGGGATTCGTTCCCGCGGACGGCGCGTTTCCCGAACCCGAGACGATAGCCTGGAGCTACGACCGGACGGGCGATCTCGCGGCCGTCGGCGACGCGGTCTACCTCCGGACCGGGAGCGAGCTCCACGCGCTCGAGGACGCGGACGGCTCGGTGCGGTGGACCGCCGACGGGATCGACGCCGCCGGCGTTCCGGCCGTCGCCGGGGACACCGTCTACGTCGGCGGCGGGCAGCTCACGGCGCTCGCGGCCGCCAGCGGCGACCCGCGGTGGACGACGTCCCTCGACGGCGAGTCGACGGCTCCCACCGTCGTCGACGACGCCGTCTACCTCGTCGCGGACGGCGAGTTGCTCGCGATCGACGCAGCCGACGGGGAGACGATCTGGCGACGGGAGGAGGTCGTCCTCGAGCGGACGGACGCCGACGCGGCCGCGGACGTCGAGGACGCCGACGTCGGGTTCGCGGCGCTGCCCGTCGCGGTCACGGACGGGACCGTCTATGCGGCCGTCGGCGAGGGCACCGGCCACGAGGGCACCGCGGGGTTCGCCGCGTTCGACGCGGCGACCGGCGAGACCAGCTGGACCTACTGGGAGCAGTGGCGGTGGGACCCCCACGGCTACGTGATGGCGACCGAGGACCGGGTGTACACCGGCTCGATCGGCGACGGGGAAACCTACCCCGTGCTGGACGCCGAAACCGGGACGGAGCGCGAACGACTCAGCTACAGGTTCCCGCCGGCGATGACCGACGAGACGCGGGTGACGACGGACCGACACGAGTTCTCGAGCGCAGTCCCCGGAGAGCCCGAGAGCTGGAGCGAAGGCGGCGGAACCGACGCCTGGCGCCGTCCCGTAATCGTCGGCGAGACGGTCATCGTCCCCTACTACCCGGGCGACGAAACGGTCGACGCGCTGTACGGGTTCGACCTCGAGGACGGGACCGAGCAGTGGACGTTCACCCACGCCGACCTCGACATCGGCGACCTGTCCGAGTGGTACGCCGCGAGCGAGGACACGGTCTACGCCTCGGCGAGCGGAGACGAGGACGGCGAGCGGCTGGTGGCGATCCGGGCGGGCGACGGCGAGGCGACCGATGGGGACGAGGATTCGGAGGACGGCGAGTCCGAGGACGAGGGTGCCGACAACGAACCGGAGGACGATGCCGAAGAGGAGTCCGACGACTCCGATTCCGAGGACGAGTCGGACGGCAATTCCGAAACGGACGATACCGACGACTCCGGGAGCGAGCCGGAAGGGAGCGACGAGGCCGATTCCGAACCCGACGAGGCGGGAAGCGACCCCGAGGACGGGAGCTCGAGCGACGACGCCGAGGACGACGGTCTCGAGGAGGGAAGCGAGTCCGGAGACGGGACCGACCCCGGCGACGACCCGAACGACGGGTCGGACGGAACGACGGACGACTCCGACGCTGGCGGATCGAGCGAGGGGAATCGGGACGACGATAGCTCCGGAACCGACGGCGAGGACGACGGCTACGCCGGCGAGGAAGCAGGGAGCGAGGCGAACTCGACCGACGACGGCGACAACGAAACCGACGATCCCGGCAACGACGGATCGACGGCCGAGGACTCGAACGACGGAGCCCGGGACGTCGACGAGAACAGTTCCGCGGCGGACCAGAACGGCGACGAGGACGACGGGACGGCCGATAGCGACGAGGCCGATGAGATGCCCGGCTTCACGGCGGGCGTCGGCGTCGTCAGCGGCGCGCTGGGTCTCGAGTGGCTGCGCCGCCGCGCGAGCGTCGACGAGGACGTCACGGAGTAG